In Syntrophorhabdales bacterium, a single window of DNA contains:
- a CDS encoding DEAD/DEAH box helicase translates to MDTLRFQDLPLSKELQKAIDHMEFEEATPIQARAIPPILEGKDIVGQAQTGTGKTIAFGIPIIERIRPRNKHVQAIVLCPTRELAVQVSEELKRISRYKRDIQILPVYGGQPIERQIRALKGGVHVVIGTPGRTIDHINRGTLKLDNVAILVLDEADEMLNMGFIEDVETILETIPSERQTLLFSATMPKPILDLTNRYMRRPQLIKVVHKELTVPAVQQFYFDLREGMKPDVLSRLIDMYNLKLSLVFCNTKKKVDDVVMELQARGYQTEGLHGDMTQSQRDRVMEKFRRARIEILVATDVAARGIDVEGIEAVFNYDLPRDEEYYVHRIGRTARAGRAGYAFTFVVGREVHGLREIQRFANVKIARHPIPTLAEVEETRAVTLLESIKERIEEGELERYSSLIERLITEDYSALDIAAALLKMLLVTEGKEQSGAYGEIAEPQSSGGTLRLHLNVGRHHKVAPKDIVGAISGETGLPGKLIGKIDIHERHTFVEVPKEYAHEVLSMMKNRYIKGNKITIEQADRK, encoded by the coding sequence ATGGACACACTGAGATTCCAAGACCTGCCGCTTTCAAAGGAACTGCAGAAAGCTATCGACCATATGGAGTTTGAAGAGGCCACACCGATCCAGGCCCGGGCGATTCCGCCTATCCTCGAAGGCAAGGATATTGTGGGGCAGGCACAAACAGGGACCGGTAAAACCATAGCATTCGGCATTCCCATTATCGAGAGGATCCGCCCGAGAAACAAGCATGTGCAGGCAATAGTCCTCTGCCCGACAAGAGAACTCGCAGTGCAGGTTTCCGAAGAATTGAAGCGGATCTCCCGATACAAAAGAGATATACAGATACTCCCGGTGTACGGAGGCCAGCCCATAGAGCGGCAGATACGCGCGCTGAAGGGAGGTGTCCACGTCGTCATCGGCACGCCGGGCCGCACCATCGACCACATCAACCGCGGCACGCTGAAGCTCGACAACGTCGCGATCCTTGTGCTGGACGAGGCCGACGAGATGCTCAACATGGGATTCATAGAAGATGTTGAAACAATTCTCGAGACTATTCCCTCTGAACGACAGACCCTCCTCTTTTCTGCCACCATGCCCAAACCGATCCTCGATCTCACGAACAGGTACATGAGAAGACCGCAGCTCATCAAGGTTGTGCACAAGGAACTGACCGTTCCAGCCGTGCAGCAGTTTTATTTCGACCTGAGGGAAGGCATGAAACCGGACGTGCTGAGCCGTCTCATCGATATGTACAATCTCAAGCTCTCCCTTGTCTTCTGTAACACCAAGAAAAAGGTGGACGATGTTGTTATGGAACTGCAGGCCCGCGGCTACCAGACCGAAGGTTTGCACGGCGACATGACACAGTCTCAGCGCGATCGCGTCATGGAAAAATTCAGGAGAGCGCGGATTGAGATTCTTGTAGCGACAGATGTGGCAGCGCGGGGTATCGACGTTGAAGGAATCGAGGCCGTCTTCAACTACGATCTGCCCAGGGACGAAGAATACTACGTTCACAGAATCGGCCGCACCGCCCGCGCGGGCAGAGCAGGCTACGCCTTCACCTTCGTGGTAGGGAGAGAGGTCCACGGACTGCGGGAGATACAGCGGTTTGCCAACGTGAAGATTGCCCGTCACCCCATCCCGACGCTCGCCGAAGTCGAGGAAACAAGGGCGGTCACGCTCCTTGAGAGCATAAAAGAGCGTATCGAGGAAGGAGAGCTGGAAAGATACTCCAGCCTCATCGAGAGACTGATAACAGAAGATTACTCTGCCCTGGACATAGCTGCGGCGCTGCTCAAGATGCTGTTGGTCACAGAAGGGAAGGAACAGTCGGGCGCGTACGGGGAAATTGCTGAACCCCAATCTTCAGGCGGCACGCTAAGGCTGCATCTTAACGTGGGCCGCCATCACAAGGTCGCCCCGAAAGATATTGTCGGTGCAATCAGCGGCGAGACAGGCCTGCCCGGCAAGTTAATAGGCAAGATC
- a CDS encoding oligopeptide/dipeptide ABC transporter ATP-binding protein: MNQTYPLLSVLDLKKYFYIKKGFSEVKVLKAVDGVSFQLNPGEVLGFVGESGCGKTTLGRTVLRLYEPTSGIIFFDGKDLCHLATSPLRRMRGRMQIIFQDPYSSLNPRLTIGAMLQQILRSHGIRDARMREERCIDAMEKVGLEPTFQKRFPHEFSGGQRQRIAIARALILYPSLIVADEPSSALDMSIQAQILNLMKSLQQQMNIAYLFITHNLSAARFLCDRIAVMYLGTVVELAHRAQLFDHPCHPYTKALLPLCPVPDPDSRVEQVPLRGEVPSPVDPPEGCRFHPRCPEAKEACSKRRPEFVEVEPGHQVACHLFAKDGCEFRVRG, translated from the coding sequence ATGAATCAGACCTATCCATTGCTTTCCGTGCTCGACCTCAAGAAATATTTCTACATAAAGAAAGGTTTCAGTGAGGTCAAGGTTCTCAAAGCAGTCGATGGTGTCAGTTTCCAGCTGAATCCAGGTGAGGTTCTCGGTTTTGTGGGAGAAAGCGGGTGCGGCAAAACTACGCTGGGAAGAACGGTCCTCAGGCTTTACGAACCCACGTCGGGTATCATCTTTTTCGACGGGAAAGACCTGTGTCATCTTGCCACCTCGCCATTACGCAGGATGCGCGGACGCATGCAGATCATTTTTCAGGACCCCTATTCATCTCTCAACCCCCGGCTCACGATAGGTGCGATGTTGCAGCAAATCCTTCGTTCCCACGGGATACGGGATGCCCGTATGAGGGAAGAGCGCTGTATCGATGCCATGGAAAAAGTCGGCCTGGAGCCCACTTTCCAGAAGCGATTTCCGCACGAGTTCTCGGGCGGGCAGAGACAGCGGATTGCCATAGCGCGGGCACTTATACTTTACCCGAGCCTGATCGTGGCAGACGAGCCTTCCAGCGCCCTGGACATGTCGATCCAGGCACAGATACTCAATCTGATGAAATCGCTCCAGCAGCAAATGAACATTGCCTACCTTTTCATCACACACAATCTCTCGGCCGCGCGCTTCCTCTGTGACCGGATCGCCGTGATGTATCTGGGGACAGTCGTGGAGCTGGCCCATCGGGCGCAACTCTTCGATCACCCCTGTCATCCTTATACCAAAGCTCTTCTTCCTCTCTGCCCTGTACCAGACCCGGACAGTCGTGTTGAACAGGTGCCGCTCAGGGGCGAGGTCCCCTCGCCCGTTGACCCGCCGGAAGGCTGCCGCTTCCATCCCCGCTGCCCTGAAGCGAAAGAGGCCTGCAGCAAACGTCGACCCGAGTTTGTGGAGGTCGAGCCTGGACACCAGGTGGCGTGCCATTTATTTGCGAAGGACGGTTGCGAGTTCCGAGTTAGGGGTTAA
- a CDS encoding ABC transporter ATP-binding protein produces MTRNEILEIIDLKTYFFTDQGVVRAVDGVNLTIGTGESVGLVGESGSGKSMTAFSVLRLVPDPPGKIISGRILLKGEDLLQLTEKEMRSIRGKKIAMIFQEPSTSMNPSFTIGSQIEEAIRFHQGGKQSTVRDKALNLLQSVKIPDPARILTQYPHELSGGMLQRVMIAIGLSCEPDLLICDEPTTALDVSTQAQIITLLNELRSQRKTSFLFITHDLGVLSWICTFAAVMYAGKIVEYADIRSLILKPRHPYTRALIGASPRLDCDREALNSIPGAVPDLVNPPQGCRFHPRCSSATSICSNEIPTLQEEERGHWVACFARSNGKEAENA; encoded by the coding sequence GTGACAAGGAACGAGATCCTCGAGATTATTGATCTGAAGACGTACTTTTTCACCGACCAGGGCGTCGTAAGAGCGGTCGATGGCGTTAACCTGACCATAGGCACGGGCGAGAGCGTCGGGCTTGTGGGCGAATCAGGCTCAGGCAAGAGCATGACCGCCTTCTCCGTCCTGAGACTCGTCCCCGACCCGCCGGGTAAAATAATCTCGGGCCGGATACTGCTCAAGGGCGAAGACCTGCTGCAGCTCACCGAAAAAGAGATGCGCTCAATCCGCGGTAAAAAAATTGCCATGATCTTCCAGGAGCCGTCCACCTCGATGAACCCTTCCTTCACGATCGGCAGCCAGATCGAAGAAGCCATACGATTCCACCAGGGAGGAAAACAGAGCACCGTAAGGGATAAAGCGCTCAATCTTCTTCAGTCTGTCAAGATTCCTGATCCGGCGCGAATACTCACGCAGTACCCGCACGAGCTCTCCGGCGGCATGCTGCAGCGCGTGATGATAGCGATCGGCCTTTCCTGTGAGCCTGATCTTCTCATCTGCGATGAGCCCACCACAGCACTGGACGTTTCCACACAGGCCCAGATTATAACCCTTCTGAACGAGCTGAGAAGCCAGCGGAAGACTTCCTTCCTTTTCATCACGCACGATCTTGGTGTGCTCTCCTGGATTTGCACCTTTGCGGCGGTCATGTATGCCGGCAAGATAGTGGAATACGCGGACATCAGAAGCCTGATCCTGAAACCCCGCCATCCTTATACCCGCGCTCTTATCGGCGCAAGTCCACGTCTCGACTGCGATCGGGAAGCTCTCAATTCTATTCCCGGCGCAGTGCCTGATCTCGTTAACCCGCCGCAGGGCTGCAGGTTTCACCCGAGGTGCAGCAGCGCCACAAGCATCTGCAGCAACGAGATTCCAACATTACAGGAAGAGGAGAGAGGTCATTGGGTCGCCTGTTTCGCACGTAGCAACGGGAAGGAGGCCGAGAACGCATGA
- a CDS encoding ABC transporter permease — MIELYRRFRKHRMALVGVIVLAVLVFVGIFAPFLAPKDPYQMEFGSSLAPLSLAHPMGTDHLGRDLFSRVIYGTRVSLLVGLGSVLIAALVGGLAGLFAGYFGRFVDIIIMRILDVVWAFPPALLALALVAVWGPSLTTVIFSIGVVSVPQYARIVRASVLSVKEKEYILAAKASGIGPTSIIFTHVLPNVLAPLIVVATLGIATSIMIEAILSFLGLGMQPPASSWGLMISEGQKYLRTYPYYSLFPGLMIMITVFAFNAFGDGLRDAWDPKLKT, encoded by the coding sequence ATGATTGAACTCTATAGACGGTTCAGAAAACATCGGATGGCCCTGGTGGGGGTGATCGTGTTGGCCGTCCTGGTATTTGTGGGGATCTTCGCGCCCTTCCTTGCTCCGAAAGATCCTTACCAGATGGAATTTGGAAGCTCTCTGGCCCCGCTCTCCCTTGCCCATCCCATGGGCACCGACCACCTGGGGCGCGATCTTTTCAGCAGGGTAATCTACGGAACGCGTGTCTCCCTTCTTGTGGGGCTGGGCTCCGTGCTTATTGCCGCGCTCGTGGGAGGCCTGGCCGGTCTTTTTGCCGGATATTTCGGGCGTTTCGTGGACATTATCATCATGCGTATTCTTGACGTGGTCTGGGCCTTTCCTCCCGCGCTTCTGGCTCTGGCCCTGGTCGCGGTGTGGGGCCCCAGCCTCACCACGGTGATTTTCTCCATAGGGGTCGTGTCGGTACCACAATATGCGAGGATCGTGAGGGCATCCGTTCTTTCGGTGAAGGAGAAGGAGTACATCCTGGCAGCAAAGGCATCGGGTATCGGTCCCACGAGCATTATCTTTACGCACGTGCTGCCCAACGTCCTGGCGCCGTTGATCGTCGTTGCAACTCTCGGCATTGCCACGTCGATAATGATTGAGGCGATCCTGAGCTTCCTGGGATTAGGGATGCAGCCTCCTGCTTCATCGTGGGGATTGATGATCAGCGAAGGGCAGAAGTACCTGCGCACGTATCCCTACTACTCTCTGTTCCCCGGCCTCATGATCATGATTACGGTCTTTGCATTTAATGCATTTGGTGACGGCCTGCGTGACGCGTGGGACCCGAAGCTAAAGACATAG